The following coding sequences lie in one Panicum virgatum strain AP13 chromosome 6N, P.virgatum_v5, whole genome shotgun sequence genomic window:
- the LOC120679190 gene encoding uncharacterized protein LOC120679190 isoform X1, which produces MTKILCHFNRASQLHTIYDEFEGLWFQDARSATVRGAGGAGGPGGGRRRWYCRRGQDDDGMAADPAVGGSNGDEVDKGANGDWPKDEEEKRKWEDLLASPPHGSEVSIDGLPRDITEEALRELRDPLGEIYEVRGFFLAWYFCIASQLVTWNLMLVALCDERMNDK; this is translated from the exons atgacgaaaattctATGCCATTTTAATAGAGCGTCACAGTTGCACacaatctatgacgaatttgaag GGTTGTGGTTTCAGGATGCCAGATCGGCAACAGTcagaggagctggaggagcagGTGGACCTGGAGGGGGACGACGACGATGGTACTGCCGCCGCGGCCAGGACGACGACGGGATGGCGGCCGACCCGGCCGTGGGAGGCAGCAATGGAGACGAGGTGGACAAGGGGGCCAATGGGGACTGGCCCAaggacgaggaggagaagaggaagtGGGAGGATCTACTCGCGTCGCCGCCTCACGGATCCGAGGTCTCCATTGACGGCCTGCCCAGGGACATCACCGAGGAGGCCCTCCGCGAGCTGCGCGACCCATTGGGTGAAATCTATGAGGTCCGTGGATTCTTTCTCGCCTGGTATTTCTGCATTGCTTCTCAGCTCGTGACTTGGAATCTGATGCTCGTAGCTCTTTGTGATGAACGAATGAATGACAAGTGA
- the LOC120679190 gene encoding protein no-on-transient A-like isoform X2: protein MTKILCHFNRASQLHTIYDEFEGLWFQDARSATVRGAGGAGGPGGGRRRWYCRRGQDDDGMAADPAVGGSNGDEVDKGANGDWPKDEEEKRKWEDLLASPPHGSEVSIDGLPRDITEEALRELRDPLGEIYELFVMNE from the exons atgacgaaaattctATGCCATTTTAATAGAGCGTCACAGTTGCACacaatctatgacgaatttgaag GGTTGTGGTTTCAGGATGCCAGATCGGCAACAGTcagaggagctggaggagcagGTGGACCTGGAGGGGGACGACGACGATGGTACTGCCGCCGCGGCCAGGACGACGACGGGATGGCGGCCGACCCGGCCGTGGGAGGCAGCAATGGAGACGAGGTGGACAAGGGGGCCAATGGGGACTGGCCCAaggacgaggaggagaagaggaagtGGGAGGATCTACTCGCGTCGCCGCCTCACGGATCCGAGGTCTCCATTGACGGCCTGCCCAGGGACATCACCGAGGAGGCCCTCCGCGAGCTGCGCGACCCATTGGGTGAAATCTATGAG CTCTTTGTGATGAACGAATGA